The region ATCAGCGTTACGTCTCCCTAAAGAGAAATTACAGCATTATCTCTAGCTCTTTATACCATTTCTTTTGAGTGGCCAAACCCTGCTCTGGAAAGCATTTCACTGCTCCCTAAAGACAGAAATGTTTCACAGAAACCTGCTTCCAATGTATTTCCATGAGAAATATCGAAATGCTACACCAGCACAGCCAGACCCAACGCCTGAGGGGTCTTTCACGGGGAACCCAAAGATTGCAGCCTCTGTACGCATCTGCAGCACAAAGTCCCCTCTACAAACACCAAGGGCAGTGCAGCCAAAGCAGTGTTGCTCTCTTTTACCCGCACAGCTGAAGCAACTGATGCAAGATTCTCTTCTGGCCGTAGCGCACTTGAAGGGCATGCTGCTCCCTGCGACTTAGCTTCAAATACGCCTGCAGGTTCTGGagtgtctcttcctcctctttcaagtCCAAGCTGTATGACTGCAGGGTCAGCAGAGCGGCATTGAAGAGAAGCTGCTTCCAGGAGGCTTTGAGCTCAGGAATCGTGGCCTTCGAGAGCGCCAGGCTGCTGGGGCTACGCTCCCCTGTTCCCAGGTCTTGTTCTTTAAACACCTTGAATTCTTCCGCAGACATGCTTAGTAACTAAAGACGCAAAAGTAACCAAGAGCAGAATTACTGAGAGGCCTGCAGTGAAGTGCAGGATCAGCACTGCTTCCCTGACCTGTTGCAAGTTATTTCAATGGGTTTATACTTAGGCATTAAGCAAAACCCAACAACTATTCTgcactgtcatcaacagccctatgGGTCGCAGGGTAATCATTCCCCCAAAATGTCTCACGGCTGCTTGTGACAAATGATCTGAATTTTGTGATCTGCCCAAGGAGATCGGAGCCTAGACTTTCAAGCTGAGGGGTTATAAGGAAGAGATCCACAATAAGGTGAAACATGCAACTAGGTGATCCAAACTACATTCCTGGTGGAAGGAGTCTCCCAGAGACCAGAATGTTACTTACGCAGTAACACACACATAACCTGAGCGGCTATTTCTTGGTGAAGGAAAGTGATTCTGCGTCAGGTTAAGAATAACCACTCCAGGCTGCAATTTCTTCACATCATTTTGGAAGGCCACTATGGTAACTACCATCACCACCAATGCTTGTTCAGGTTATTTTGATGGTTCTGTTTTTTACTTCAGATCCATATCCACAACTGTACACATTTCAAAACAGAGCAAGTCTTCCTGCTCTGGATATTACAAACTAATCCATCTCCCACTGATGCGTGGGAATAACATGACCctccagagaatgctggaatggaactcggcatttctcaccattggctgttgGGAGACGcaatccaacaagatctggagggctgcatgattccaatCTGATCTAAATGGA is a window of Sceloporus undulatus isolate JIND9_A2432 ecotype Alabama unplaced genomic scaffold, SceUnd_v1.1 scaffold_12437, whole genome shotgun sequence DNA encoding:
- the LOC121918457 gene encoding N-lysine methyltransferase SETD6-like; amino-acid sequence: MEMVGEEGAFVIGWERVFTEEELSVALKLLSMSAEEFKVFKEQDLGTGERSPSSLALSKATIPELKASWKQLLFNAALLTLQSYSLDLKEEEETLQNLQAYLKLSRREQHALQVRYGQKRILHQLLQLCG